The Sorangiineae bacterium MSr11367 genome window below encodes:
- a CDS encoding AraC family transcriptional regulator, with amino-acid sequence MKRWHVTPEELLSGLDLDTDFLSEPDARLSIAMMETLVERARVLTGEPAIGFFLGLEMRISAHGFLGFAAMSASTLRDAIDLAVQFAPTRTTAVSLRLCVDGRVGSVIVDERTDLGKARDAILIFVLVGLWQVANALTGRELTGNADFAFAKPDYLVKAPHLMSLVRFEQPLNQLVFDTAILDLPLTMADPAALKLAREQLERALDALGTDGRIEARVRNVISKKEGGFRSLEEVASELRFSPRTLKRKLAAQGVAYSTLLEEQQRDKALLLLRASDSSIESVAEQLGYSDVANFTRAFRRWTGMTPAAYRRTTDSRG; translated from the coding sequence GTGAAGCGGTGGCACGTCACCCCGGAGGAGCTCCTTTCCGGGCTCGACCTCGACACGGACTTTCTCTCCGAGCCCGACGCGCGCCTCTCCATCGCGATGATGGAGACGTTGGTCGAGCGCGCGCGCGTGCTCACCGGCGAGCCGGCCATCGGCTTCTTCTTGGGGTTGGAAATGCGCATCTCGGCCCACGGCTTTCTCGGCTTCGCCGCCATGAGCGCCTCGACGTTGCGCGACGCCATCGACCTTGCCGTGCAATTCGCCCCGACGCGCACGACGGCGGTATCGCTGCGCCTCTGCGTCGACGGTCGGGTGGGCTCGGTCATCGTGGACGAGCGCACGGACCTCGGGAAGGCGCGGGACGCCATTTTGATCTTCGTGCTGGTGGGGCTCTGGCAAGTCGCCAATGCCCTCACGGGCCGCGAGCTGACCGGCAATGCCGACTTTGCATTTGCGAAACCGGATTATCTCGTAAAAGCACCACACTTGATGTCCTTGGTTCGATTCGAGCAACCGTTGAATCAATTGGTCTTCGATACGGCCATTTTGGATTTGCCGTTGACGATGGCCGACCCTGCCGCATTGAAGCTGGCACGCGAGCAATTGGAGCGTGCACTCGATGCGCTGGGCACCGATGGCCGGATCGAGGCGCGGGTGCGAAACGTCATTTCGAAGAAGGAGGGCGGGTTTCGCTCGCTGGAGGAGGTCGCGTCCGAGCTGCGCTTTTCGCCGCGTACCTTGAAGCGAAAACTGGCCGCCCAAGGCGTCGCGTATTCTACGCTGCTCGAGGAGCAACAACGCGACAAGGCGCTGCTCTTGCTGCGTGCGTCGGACTCGTCGATCGAGAGCGTCGCGGAGCAACTGGGCTATTCCGATGTCGCCAACTTCACGCGCGCGT